TGTGGGCGCCGTGAACGGCGATCTGATGAAGCGTCGGGGCCAGTTCGCCGGCACTGAGATAAGGCCAGGCGGCGCACAGGTGATCACCGCGTACGTGCCGCTGTCGGAAATGTTTGGTTATACGACCGACCTGCGTTCGGCAACGCAGGGTCGCGCAACTTCGACGATGCATTTCGAGCGTTATGATCAGGCGCCCAAGAACGTCGCTGAAGAAGTGATCGCGAAGGTTCAGGGCGTGGCAACTAAATAGGGGACAGATAGAACAACCATGAGCAAAGAGAAATTTGATCGCAGTAAGCCGCACGTGAACATCGGGACGATTGGGCACGTGGACCATGGCAAGACGACTTTGACGGCGGCCATTACGAAAGTTTTGGCGAAGAACAATCCGAAAGTGCAGTTTGTGGCTTTCGATCAGATTGATAAGGCGCCGGAAGAGAAAGCCAGAGGCATCACGATCGCGACCGCGCACGTCGAGTACGAGACGCCTAATCGCCACTACGCGCACGTGGACTGT
The nucleotide sequence above comes from Pyrinomonadaceae bacterium. Encoded proteins:
- a CDS encoding GTP-binding protein, with the translated sequence MSKEKFDRSKPHVNIGTIGHVDHGKTTLTAAITKVLAKNNPKVQFVAFDQIDKAPEEKARGITIATAHVEYETPNRHYAHVDCPGHADYVKNMITGAAQMDGAILVVAATDGPMPQTREHILL